In one window of Skermanella rosea DNA:
- the tolQ gene encoding protein TolQ: protein MDPSVITSGAAAASHDLSVWGLFMAADVVVKAVMLMLFAASVWCWAIIFEKIVKLRRLNAQAADFEESFWSGGSLEKLYEDVGKQPGDPMAATFAAGMREWRHASERSLNASGIKAGLQQRVERVMSVTIGREMARAERYMSFLATVGSTAPFIGLFGTVWGIMNSFTSIAASNNTSLAVVAPGIAEALFATALGLVAAIPAVVAYNKFSTDLGRYAERLEAFSSEFSSILSRYLEERA from the coding sequence ATGGATCCTTCTGTCATCACTTCCGGCGCGGCGGCGGCGTCTCACGACCTCTCCGTCTGGGGGCTGTTCATGGCCGCCGACGTGGTGGTCAAAGCCGTCATGCTCATGCTGTTCGCCGCGTCGGTCTGGTGCTGGGCGATCATCTTCGAGAAGATCGTCAAGCTGCGCCGGCTCAACGCGCAGGCCGCCGACTTCGAGGAGAGCTTCTGGTCGGGCGGATCGCTCGAGAAGCTTTACGAGGACGTGGGCAAGCAGCCCGGCGACCCGATGGCCGCGACCTTCGCCGCCGGCATGCGCGAGTGGCGCCACGCCAGCGAGCGCTCCCTGAATGCCTCGGGCATCAAGGCCGGGCTGCAGCAGCGGGTCGAGCGCGTGATGTCCGTGACGATCGGCCGCGAGATGGCGCGGGCCGAGCGCTACATGTCGTTCCTGGCGACCGTCGGCTCCACGGCGCCCTTCATCGGGCTGTTCGGCACGGTCTGGGGCATCATGAACAGCTTCACCTCGATCGCCGCCTCCAACAACACCAGCTTGGCCGTCGTGGCGCCGGGCATCGCCGAGGCGCTGTTCGCCACGGCCCTCGGCCTCGTCGCCGCCATTCCCGCGGTGGTCGCCTACAACAAATTTTCGACAGATTTGGGGCGCTACGCTGAACGCCTGGAGGCGTTCTCCAGCGAGTTCAGCTCCATCCTCTCGCGCTATCTGGAAGAACGGGCCTGA
- the ruvB gene encoding Holliday junction branch migration DNA helicase RuvB, with amino-acid sequence MAAAEQDRMVQPEPMRGEVAGEQAESTIRPLSLSEFVGQRQVRENLAIFIQAARGRSEALDHVLFFGPPGLGKTTLAQIVSRELGVGFRSTSGPVIARAGDLAALLTNLQPHDVLFIDEIHRLSPAVEEILYPAMEDFQLDLIIGEGPAARSIKIDLPPFTLIGATTRSGLITRPLRERFGIPLRLQFYEPDELELIVSRAARVLGLELTPDGAAEIALRSRGTPRVAGRLLRRVRDFAAVAGGSAVDAAAADAALNRLEVDRLGLDGMDRRYLGCIAGNYAGGPVGVETLAAALGEQRDVLEEVVEPYLIQQGMLQRTPRGRMLTDGGFRYLGLSVPQIPARQLDLLVPEGDTDE; translated from the coding sequence ATGGCGGCAGCCGAGCAGGATCGCATGGTGCAGCCCGAGCCGATGCGGGGCGAGGTCGCGGGGGAGCAGGCGGAAAGCACGATCCGGCCCTTGTCCCTGTCGGAGTTCGTCGGGCAGCGGCAGGTGCGCGAGAACCTGGCGATCTTCATCCAGGCGGCGCGCGGCAGGAGCGAGGCGCTGGACCATGTCCTGTTCTTCGGGCCGCCGGGCCTGGGCAAGACCACGCTGGCCCAGATCGTCAGCCGGGAGCTGGGCGTGGGCTTCCGCTCCACGTCGGGGCCGGTGATCGCCCGGGCGGGCGACCTGGCGGCCCTGCTGACCAACCTGCAGCCGCACGACGTGCTGTTCATCGACGAGATCCACCGGCTGTCCCCGGCGGTCGAGGAGATCCTCTACCCGGCGATGGAGGATTTCCAGCTCGACCTGATCATCGGCGAGGGGCCGGCGGCGCGCTCGATCAAGATCGACCTGCCGCCCTTCACGCTGATCGGCGCCACGACCCGGTCCGGCCTGATCACCCGGCCGCTGCGCGAGCGCTTCGGCATCCCGCTGCGGCTGCAGTTCTACGAGCCGGACGAGCTGGAGCTGATCGTCAGCCGGGCCGCCCGCGTGCTCGGGCTGGAGCTGACCCCGGACGGCGCCGCCGAGATCGCGCTGCGGTCCCGCGGCACGCCCCGCGTCGCCGGACGCCTGCTGCGCCGGGTGCGGGACTTCGCGGCCGTCGCGGGCGGCTCCGCGGTCGACGCCGCGGCGGCCGACGCGGCGCTGAACCGGCTGGAAGTGGACCGGCTGGGGCTGGACGGCATGGACCGGCGTTATCTCGGCTGCATCGCCGGCAATTACGCCGGCGGGCCGGTCGGGGTGGAGACCTTGGCCGCCGCCCTGGGCGAGCAGCGCGACGTGCTGGAGGAGGTGGTCGAGCCCTACCTGATCCAGCAGGGCATGCTCCAGCGGACGCCGCGCGGACGCATGCTGACCGACGGCGGCTTCCGCTACCTGGGCCTCAGCGTCCCGCAGATCCCGGCGCGCCAGCTCGACCTGCTGGTGCCGGAGGGGGATACCGATGAGTGA
- the ybgC gene encoding tol-pal system-associated acyl-CoA thioesterase, with product MSEIFGGGMDGAVHRLPVRVYYEDTDAGGLVFHANYLRYAERGRTEMLRALGSRHAEIAGDTGVAFAVRRCEIDFRAPARLDDLLEVETRIIDIRGASMEFEQTVLMAGVPGRRVLVRILLTVFCINPLGRPVRLPEPVRATLDALRTRGETDQGPNS from the coding sequence ATGAGTGAAATCTTCGGCGGCGGCATGGACGGTGCGGTACATCGGCTGCCGGTCCGCGTCTATTACGAGGACACGGACGCCGGGGGCCTCGTGTTCCACGCCAACTACCTGCGCTACGCCGAGCGCGGGCGCACCGAGATGCTGAGGGCGCTGGGAAGCCGTCATGCCGAGATCGCGGGCGACACGGGTGTGGCCTTTGCGGTACGCAGGTGCGAGATCGACTTCCGGGCCCCGGCGCGGCTCGACGACCTGCTTGAAGTCGAAACGCGAATCATCGATATCCGCGGCGCCTCCATGGAGTTCGAGCAGACCGTCCTCATGGCTGGCGTGCCGGGGCGCCGGGTCCTCGTTCGTATTTTGTTAACCGTGTTCTGCATCAATCCGCTGGGCCGGCCCGTGCGGTTGCCGGAGCCGGTCCGGGCCACCCTGGACGCGCTACGGACCCGCGGCGAAACCGATCAAGGCCCAAACAGCTAA
- the ruvA gene encoding Holliday junction branch migration protein RuvA: MIAKLSGLLDSVGTDHCIIDCGGVGYLVYCSARTLRRVGDTGAAVSLRTEMQVREDAITLFGFIDAAERDWFRRLTTVQGVGSRVALALLSVLEPDKLGQAIAAQDRTALAQADGVGPKLANRLISELKDKVADLQFGGGPATAASGGAPAGAGVTGDAVSALVNLGYRRAEAFAAVAQAAQKAGPDAKVEQLIMMGLKELSA; this comes from the coding sequence ATGATCGCCAAGCTGTCCGGCCTGCTCGACAGCGTCGGCACCGACCACTGCATCATCGACTGCGGCGGCGTCGGCTACCTCGTCTACTGCTCGGCGCGCACGCTCCGGCGGGTCGGCGATACCGGGGCCGCCGTGTCGCTCCGCACCGAGATGCAGGTGCGCGAGGACGCCATAACCCTGTTCGGCTTCATCGACGCGGCGGAGCGCGACTGGTTCCGCCGCCTGACCACCGTGCAGGGCGTCGGGTCGCGGGTGGCCCTGGCGCTGCTGTCCGTGCTGGAGCCGGACAAGCTGGGGCAGGCGATCGCGGCGCAGGACCGCACCGCGCTGGCCCAGGCCGACGGCGTCGGCCCCAAGCTGGCCAACCGCCTGATCAGCGAGCTGAAGGACAAGGTCGCCGACCTGCAGTTCGGCGGCGGCCCGGCGACGGCCGCGTCCGGCGGCGCGCCGGCCGGGGCGGGGGTCACCGGCGACGCGGTATCGGCGCTGGTCAATCTCGGCTACCGGCGGGCCGAGGCCTTCGCGGCGGTCGCCCAGGCCGCCCAGAAGGCCGGCCCCGACGCCAAGGTGGAACAGTTGATCATGATGGGACTGAAGGAGCTTAGCGCGTGA